One window of Trifolium pratense cultivar HEN17-A07 linkage group LG5, ARS_RC_1.1, whole genome shotgun sequence genomic DNA carries:
- the LOC123885343 gene encoding mediator of RNA polymerase II transcription subunit 25-like isoform X3, translated as MQFINWTKDVNRYMESLSHLSFNGNDLNHSSMAEGLAEALVMYPKPCDTMTEKEYYNDERHCILVALGDPVPKKIPVCVPMIKRAQLIGQRLQACNADFLEVAQKCVPLAVSLSVITPNPVPIFGAIFNMGNNVLTLSNAPISSYSIGQFTVLLSKNFKEAHNALNGKTMVEFPSTTPIESINAGADTTIFNVLNLQEQQVSSVAASEAMIGEQIHEVSNAVMPDTVSTAQPHDSSALIFSTDLENVASPSSEIRINLFDDIMTDFPPNKRSKSFVTETELLNLLELEENTFGSINDYLGQDQGVSTENQISAEEALKGYENELGEALNVAPIIASNDQTFNVELTASSSQNINIPPEQVQVPAPEQVQVPVSNTGEGSSTGLLHGNALESWYNPQAMMNTSTLAFRNFPTSVSNGNSTFSSITGNSQMLLQQNSSLGNLPMQHQQNSSLQLQQNSSLGNLPMQFQPNSSLGNSPMQFQQNSPLGNLPMQFQQNSPLGNSPMQFQQNSPPGNSPMQFQQNSLLESLHTQLQQNSSLGNSQMQFQQNSSLGNSLMQFQQNSSLGNLQIQQLQQSSPQTQFSMFLDYSRGLMGNFAGDPIGQHLESYNQYLRNNNIVGYNPPAFGENGWLRAIPSYSLPYLSSNLIVPSIAELPNYIHTWEGNVAGKINSSRFTVMKAKAYRKTTAPITLTFRWGNRLEISHFMPQKAVNHTKRFSEPLAYVFFHVLKYNSVDLYNHLRNKYLGARIDLQYQTIILTPAEREHYYVGTIFPGDTLFIEPSS; from the exons ATGCAATTTATAAACTGGACAAAAGATGTGAATAGATATATGGAAAGTTTGTCACATTTATCTTTCAATGGAAATGATTTGAATCACTCTAGCATGGCAGAAGGCCTAGCAGAGGCTCTAGTG ATGTATCCAAAACCATGTGATACAATGACAGAAAAAGAATACTACAATGATGAAAGACATTGTATTCTAGTTGCTCTGGGTGATCCTGTTCCTAAGAAAATTCCGGTGTGTGTGCCGATGATTAAAAGAGCTCAACTTATTGGCCAAAGATTACAGGCTTGTAATGCTGACTTTCTCGAGGTGGCCCAAAAGTGTGTTCCG CTAGCTGTCTCCCTGTCAGTGATAACTCCTAATCCAGTTCCAATTTTTGGAGCCATATTTAATATG GGAAATAATGTATTAACATTATCAAATGCTCCAATCTCTAGCTATAGCATTGGCCAATTCACAGTTTTATTATCAAAAAACTTTAAAGAGGCACATAATGCACTTAATGGAAAAACAATGGTGGAATTTCCTTCAACAACACCTATTGAATCAATTAATGCAGGAGCAGATACAACAATCTTCAATGTTCTTAATCTCCAAG AACAACAAGTCTCCTCCGTGGCGGCATCTGAGGCAATGATCGGAGAACAAATTCACGAAGTTAGCAATGCTGTAATGCCG GATACTGTAAGCACCGCACAACCTCATGATTCCTCAGCATTGATTTTCTCGACAGATCTGGAGAATGTTGCATCCCCGAGCTCTGAAATTCGAATAAACCTATTTGATGATATCATGACAGATTTTCCACCTAACAAAAGATCAAAATCATTTGTAACAGAAACTGAGCTGCTAAACCTTTTAGAACTCGAAGAAAACACTTTTGGCAGTATCAACGATTACCTTGGGCAAGATCAAGGAGTATCAACCGAAAACCAAATTTCAGCCGAAGAAGCTCTAAAAGGGTATGAAAATGAGCTGGGAGAAGCTCTAAATGTTGCTCCAATAATTGCATCAAATGATCAAACTTTCAATGTTGAGTTGACCGCAAGTTCATCTCAGAACATAAACATTCCACCCGAACAAGTACAAGTTCCTGCACCTGAACAAGTACAAGTTCCTGTTTCGAATACAGGTGAAGGGTCGTCAACAGGATTACTTCATGGAAACGCTTTAGAATCATGGTATAATCCACAAGCCATGATGAATACATCAACATTGGCTTTTCGAAACTTTCCGACGAGTGTTTCCAATGGCAATTCCACATTTTCTAGTATAACGGGGAACTCTCAAATGTTACTTCAACAAAACTCATCACTGGGGAACTTACCGATGCAACATCAACAAAACTCATCACTGCAACTTCAACAAAATTCATCACTGGGGAACTTACCAATGCAATTTCAACCAAACTCATCGCTGGGGAACTCCCCGATGCAATTTCAACAAAACTCACCGCTGGGGAACTTGCCGATGCAATTTCAACAAAACTCACCGCTGGGGAACTCGCCGATGCAATTTCAGCAAAACTCACCGCCGGGGAACTCGCCGATGCAATTTCAACAAAATTCATTGCTGGAGAGCTTACACACACAGCTTCAACAAAACTCATCATTGGGGAACTCACAGATGCAATTTCAACAAAATTCATCCCTGGGGAACTCACTGATGCAATTTCAACAAAATTCATCGCTGGGGAACTTACAGATTCAACAACTTCAGCAAAGCTCACCACAAACTCAGTTTTCAATGTTTCTTGATTATTCTAGAGGGTTAATGGGGAACTTTGCGGGGGATCCTATTGGACAACATTTGGAATCGTACAACCAGTATCTGAGGAATAATAATATCGTCGGGTACAATCCACCTGCATTTGGAGAAAACGGTTGGCTTCGTGCCATACCAAGCTATTCTTTGCCGTATCTGAGCTCAAATTTGATTGTCCCGTCCATCGCTGAGTTACCAAACTACATACATACTTGGGAG GGAAATGTAGCGGGAAAAATTAATTCTAGTCGCTTTACTGTCATGAAAGCAAAG GCCTACAGGAAAACAACAGCACCAATCAC GCTTACTTTTAGGTGGGGTAATAGATTGGAGATTAGCCATTTTATGCCTCAAAAGGCTGTCAACCATACCAAGag ATTTTCCGAG
- the LOC123885343 gene encoding mediator of RNA polymerase II transcription subunit 25-like isoform X2 — MQFINWTKDVNRYMESLSHLSFNGNDLNHSSMAEGLAEALVMYPKPCDTMTEKEYYNDERHCILVALGDPVPKKIPVCVPMIKRAQLIGQRLQACNADFLEVAQKCVPLAVSLSVITPNPVPIFGAIFNMGNNVLTLSNAPISSYSIGQFTVLLSKNFKEAHNALNGKTMVEFPSTTPIESINAGADTTIFNVLNLQEQQVSSVAASEAMIGEQIHEVSNAVMPDTVSTAQPHDSSALIFSTDLENVASPSSEIRINLFDDIMTDFPPNKRSKSFVTETELLNLLELEENTFGSINDYLGQDQGVSTENQISAEEALKGYENELGEALNVAPIIASNDQTFNVELTASSSQNINIPPEQVQVPAPEQVQVPVSNTGEGSSTGLLHGNALESWYNPQAMMNTSTLAFRNFPTSVSNGNSTFSSITGNSQMLLQQNSSLGNLPMQHQQNSSLQLQQNSSLGNLPMQFQPNSSLGNSPMQFQQNSPLGNLPMQFQQNSPLGNSPMQFQQNSPPGNSPMQFQQNSLLESLHTQLQQNSSLGNSQMQFQQNSSLGNSLMQFQQNSSLGNLQIQQLQQSSPQTQFSMFLDYSRGLMGNFAGDPIGQHLESYNQYLRNNNIVGYNPPAFGENGWLRAIPSYSLPYLSSNLIVPSIAELPNYIHTWEGNVAGKINSSRFTVMKAKAYRKTTAPITLTFRWGNRLEISHFMPQKAVNHTKRVFNGRFSEPLAYVFFHVLKYNSVDLYNHLRNKYLGARIDLQYQTIILTPAEREHYYVGTIFPGDTLFIEPSS, encoded by the exons ATGCAATTTATAAACTGGACAAAAGATGTGAATAGATATATGGAAAGTTTGTCACATTTATCTTTCAATGGAAATGATTTGAATCACTCTAGCATGGCAGAAGGCCTAGCAGAGGCTCTAGTG ATGTATCCAAAACCATGTGATACAATGACAGAAAAAGAATACTACAATGATGAAAGACATTGTATTCTAGTTGCTCTGGGTGATCCTGTTCCTAAGAAAATTCCGGTGTGTGTGCCGATGATTAAAAGAGCTCAACTTATTGGCCAAAGATTACAGGCTTGTAATGCTGACTTTCTCGAGGTGGCCCAAAAGTGTGTTCCG CTAGCTGTCTCCCTGTCAGTGATAACTCCTAATCCAGTTCCAATTTTTGGAGCCATATTTAATATG GGAAATAATGTATTAACATTATCAAATGCTCCAATCTCTAGCTATAGCATTGGCCAATTCACAGTTTTATTATCAAAAAACTTTAAAGAGGCACATAATGCACTTAATGGAAAAACAATGGTGGAATTTCCTTCAACAACACCTATTGAATCAATTAATGCAGGAGCAGATACAACAATCTTCAATGTTCTTAATCTCCAAG AACAACAAGTCTCCTCCGTGGCGGCATCTGAGGCAATGATCGGAGAACAAATTCACGAAGTTAGCAATGCTGTAATGCCG GATACTGTAAGCACCGCACAACCTCATGATTCCTCAGCATTGATTTTCTCGACAGATCTGGAGAATGTTGCATCCCCGAGCTCTGAAATTCGAATAAACCTATTTGATGATATCATGACAGATTTTCCACCTAACAAAAGATCAAAATCATTTGTAACAGAAACTGAGCTGCTAAACCTTTTAGAACTCGAAGAAAACACTTTTGGCAGTATCAACGATTACCTTGGGCAAGATCAAGGAGTATCAACCGAAAACCAAATTTCAGCCGAAGAAGCTCTAAAAGGGTATGAAAATGAGCTGGGAGAAGCTCTAAATGTTGCTCCAATAATTGCATCAAATGATCAAACTTTCAATGTTGAGTTGACCGCAAGTTCATCTCAGAACATAAACATTCCACCCGAACAAGTACAAGTTCCTGCACCTGAACAAGTACAAGTTCCTGTTTCGAATACAGGTGAAGGGTCGTCAACAGGATTACTTCATGGAAACGCTTTAGAATCATGGTATAATCCACAAGCCATGATGAATACATCAACATTGGCTTTTCGAAACTTTCCGACGAGTGTTTCCAATGGCAATTCCACATTTTCTAGTATAACGGGGAACTCTCAAATGTTACTTCAACAAAACTCATCACTGGGGAACTTACCGATGCAACATCAACAAAACTCATCACTGCAACTTCAACAAAATTCATCACTGGGGAACTTACCAATGCAATTTCAACCAAACTCATCGCTGGGGAACTCCCCGATGCAATTTCAACAAAACTCACCGCTGGGGAACTTGCCGATGCAATTTCAACAAAACTCACCGCTGGGGAACTCGCCGATGCAATTTCAGCAAAACTCACCGCCGGGGAACTCGCCGATGCAATTTCAACAAAATTCATTGCTGGAGAGCTTACACACACAGCTTCAACAAAACTCATCATTGGGGAACTCACAGATGCAATTTCAACAAAATTCATCCCTGGGGAACTCACTGATGCAATTTCAACAAAATTCATCGCTGGGGAACTTACAGATTCAACAACTTCAGCAAAGCTCACCACAAACTCAGTTTTCAATGTTTCTTGATTATTCTAGAGGGTTAATGGGGAACTTTGCGGGGGATCCTATTGGACAACATTTGGAATCGTACAACCAGTATCTGAGGAATAATAATATCGTCGGGTACAATCCACCTGCATTTGGAGAAAACGGTTGGCTTCGTGCCATACCAAGCTATTCTTTGCCGTATCTGAGCTCAAATTTGATTGTCCCGTCCATCGCTGAGTTACCAAACTACATACATACTTGGGAG GGAAATGTAGCGGGAAAAATTAATTCTAGTCGCTTTACTGTCATGAAAGCAAAG GCCTACAGGAAAACAACAGCACCAATCAC GCTTACTTTTAGGTGGGGTAATAGATTGGAGATTAGCCATTTTATGCCTCAAAAGGCTGTCAACCATACCAAGag GGTGTTTAATGGCAGATTTTCCGAG